Proteins from one Plasmodium yoelii strain 17X genome assembly, chromosome: 2 genomic window:
- a CDS encoding fam-b protein produces the protein MRVSILKYVHLSIVICSFEYAKNELRYVNERSIYLERNVINFRNNRILADADNQFDVNEFYKSTLSLASQLSDCIEDNKEIKHLRNIIDSHLNKHKESNISLDLKNIDSKTIELINELRKELEELKKQVANIMNNELAIQPINDKIIVNKDENSSVSEQEDFKQLENSENNEIEPSNRYMKFKSNIKLKKEVIKPIVSCLGFIILLFLLLPGPLCLIILFIPSVLGICLLFLKFNKHSTKLRKILK, from the exons ATGAGAGTcagtattttaaaatatgttcatCTTTCAATTGTTATTTGTTCTTTTGAATATGCCAAAAAT GAATTACGCTATGTAAATGAAAGAAGCATATACCTTGAAAGGAATGTAATAAACTTTAGAAATAATAGGATATTAGCAGATGCAGATAACCAATTTGATgtaaatgaattttataaatcAACTTTGAGTCTTGCAAGTCAACTTAGTGATTGTATTGAAGATAACAAAGAAATAAAACACCTTCGAAATATTATAGATTCACATTTAAATAAGCATAAAGAAAGTAACATATCacttgatttaaaaaatatagatagtAAGACAATAGAATTAATTAATGAATTACGAAAAGAATtagaagaattaaaaaaacaggTTGCtaatataatgaataatGAATTAGCAATACAGCcgataaatgataaaataatagtaaaCAAAGATGAAAATAGTTCTGTATCAGAACAAGAAGACTTTAAACAATTGGAAAATTCTGAAAATAACGAAATTGAACCAAGTAATCGTTATATGAAATTCAAatctaatataaaattaaaaaaagaagtaATCAAACCCATCGTGTCGTGTTTGGGATTTATAATACTTCTTTTTTTGCTACTACCAGGGCCGTTGTGCTTAATAATACTATTTATACCATCCGTGCTTGGCATATGTTTGTTATTTTTGAAATTTAATAAACATTCCACtaaattaagaaaaatattaaaataa
- a CDS encoding PIR protein → MTLNVCKAFKKFEDFLPDNFSFENNNVEFKLYEYYCPIDKEIGRGKCRTGNQAVSGATAFLFNYLFAEDQYIENDDKNNEYIMYIMLWLSNKMKLLTHGTYGAVSEFYVTFMKGNEHYKKYLSRINKSQKIMNIKIGEMRILYGLLNELCNAIINYSNDSSNCHNSSNCPDFLKFVNNWEKQYDQLIDRKKKFFEDEYYCELLLTLKSAYQKFKQDNRIQKIFPEIKEVDIDYCKKIRNETNTSWKVIDVKSIEKVEEKKDLDKGKDTLGYIDIIKNAFETYSSNFSIMFTSIGNNLYENVLPPLTNFYGKIINFAEKTINHVNEEFRKSIEPSISDKDMPEPKALRDESSSSNDLSSLQYPGTNVIKSGTTEIGDNPLIVYKKMGFSILIILIPIALAIMYKYLPFGWRKKSKKKKKMKKAINMFDTNETTEEVINPTDRKKQMQIIINLSSQNKQGKKFTNSSIQKKQDKKLTNSSTQKKQDKKFINSNNRKKKVKIIINSYTQKKQTKDFINSIYWEKYPLLNIYKLMKADPVPFIILFLLFIFYVYKRKGDSLE, encoded by the exons ATGACCCTCAATGTG tgtaaagcatttaaaaaatttgagGATTTTTTACCTGATAATTTTTCTTTCGAGAACAATAATGTcgaatttaaattatacGAGTATTATTGCCCTATTGACAAGGAAATAGGACGTGGAAAATGTAGAACTGGCAATCAAGCAGTTAGCGGTGCTActgcatttttatttaattatttgttCGCCGAAGAtcaatatatagaaaatgatgataaaaataacgaATATATCATGTATATTATGCTATGGTTaagtaataaaatgaaactaCTTACACACGGGACCTACGGAGCTGTGTCAGAATTTTATGTCACGTTTATGAAAGGTAATgaacattataaaaaatatcttaGTAGAATCAATAAAAgccaaaaaataatgaatataaaaattggtGAAATGCGTATACTTTATGGGTTACTTAATGAGCTGTGTAATgcaattattaattattccAATGATTCTTCAAATTGCCACAATTCTTCAAATTGTCccgattttttaaaatttgttaataattGGGAAAAGCAATACGATCAACTTAttgatagaaaaaaaaagttttttGAAGATGAGTATTATTGTGAATTGTTGTTGACTTTAAAAAGTGCTTATCAGAAATTTAAACAAGATAATAGGATCCAAAAAATTTTTCCAGAAATTAAAGAGGTAGATATAGATTATTGTAAGAAAATACGTAATGAAACTAACACCTCATGGAAAGTTATAGATGTGAAATCCATAGAAAAAGTGGAGGAAAAAAAAGATTTAGATAAAGGGAAAGATACCTTGGGATATAtagatattattaaaaatgcatTTGAAACGTATAGTTCAAATTTTAGTATTATGTTTACTAGTATTGGCAATAACTTATATGAAAATGTGTTGCCACCGCTAACAAATTTTTACggtaaaattataaattttgcTGAGAAAACGATTAATCATGTGAATGAGGAATTTAGAAAATCAATAGAACCTTCTATATCAGATAAAGATATGCCTGAACCAAAAGCCCTAAGAGATGAATCATCATCATCTAATGACCTATCATCACTTCAATATCCTGGAACCAATGTAATAAAAAGTGGAACAACAGAAATAGGTGATAATCCCCTCATCGTATACAAGAAAATGGGATTTTCAATtctaattattttaataccCATTGCTTTAGCTATTATGTACAag TATTTGCCATTTGGATGGAGAAAGAAAtcgaagaaaaaaaaaaagatgaaaaaggctataaatatgtttgatACAAATGAAACAACAGAAGAAGTTATAAACCCGACTGAtcgaaaaaaacaaatgcaaataattataaatttatctaGTCAAAACAAACAGGGTAAAAAGTTTACCAATTCGTctattcaaaaaaaacagGATAAAAAGCTTACAAATTCATCTACTCAAAAAAAACAGGATAAAAAGTTTATAAACTCAAATAATAGAaagaaaaaagtgaaaataattataaattcatatactcaaaaaaaacagactaaggattttataaattccaTTTATTGGGAAAAATAtccattattaaatatatataaacttatGAAGGCCGATCCTGtaccatttattattttatttttgttgtttattttttatgtttataaaagaaaaggcGATTCTttagaataa
- a CDS encoding fam-a protein produces the protein MNKFYIQIVLFLLSASIYMNNKTLAAEPDSGEDATPESTYHYLTPEEIYEKNKHLLCTNSEEIIQAGEVMNEAVELLKYHATCMDGYEFFNKNHNSSMPFYNKKHQDYINIEKIHFKVDDPDDYNEVINMLWDPDYAIFFNTGFVKIARVYTPNLVMIQQRYKKKFGRRQRYFYALFTKVEISENKTIVVMSSANINDHNPSNKKYKNEIVKSANSFETDIDSEDDIKQGKLKKTFANLIGYLIEKRDRYIHVIYVDSIGRHCYGFLNALL, from the exons atgaacaaattttatattcaaattgttttatttcttttaagcGCCtccatatatatgaataataaaacccTTGCAGCTGAACCTGATTCAGGAGAAGATGCAACACCCGAATCAACATATCATTATCTTAC TCCagaagaaatatatgaaaaaaacaagcACTTATTATGTACCAATTCAGAAGAAATTATACAAGCAGGCGAAGTTATGAACGAAGCTGTGGaacttttaaaatatcatgCTACATGTATGGATGgttatgaattttttaataaaaatcatAATAGTAGTATGCCtttttataacaaaaaaCATCAAgactatataaatattgaaaaaattcattttaaagTTGATGACCCCGATGAT TATAATGAAGTAATAAACATGTTATGGGACCCCGATTAtgccatttttttcaatactGGCTTTGTTAAAA ttgCCCGTGTATACACTCCAAATTTAGTAATGATACAACAAcgttacaaaaaaaaatttggaCGCCGTCAGAgatatttttatgctttaTTTACAAAGGTTGAA ataTCAGAAAACAAAACTATAGTAGTCATGAGTTcagcaaatataaatgatcacAACCCTtccaataaaaaatataaaaacgaaATTGTAAAAAGCGCAAATTCATTCGAAACTGACATTGATTCTGAAGATGATATTAAACAAgggaaattaaaaaaaacgttTGCTAATTTAATTGGATATCTCATTGAAAAAAGAGATAGATATATTCATGTCATCTATGTTGACTCT atTGGAAGACATTGTTACGGTTTCCTAAATGCGTTATTGTAA